TGACCAGTCTATTGGTTGACTCGCTTCAGCCATCCTCATCGATTTGCTGCCCCGAGTATTAATTCCAAACACAAGCTTTGAACACACTACCTTTTGATGgtaataattatgataagactcgcgtGACATCAGCTATCCCTTACGCCTCCCGCCTCTGTTGACCTGATGAGGCACCCGGTCAAAACGGACCGGAACGCCTACCAAGGCGCATTAAtaccctgctcaggctcgatcccccacgccacgccaacgacaatgtcagacgctaccagaagtacgatcccGCTCCCTGCGGGTAGGCACATCATGCAACGGTagttctcactataaaaaccctcgcgtgcCGAGGAGAAAGAAGGGAGAAGCAGACACCACTTGCCTAAAGAAAAGAACCCCCCACGACCGCCCACTGACttggtcgtcggaggggtcgggccgagcaccccgacccgacctttgtgcaggtgcgaggtCGAAGGTCCCCACTGAACgcacaggcgaggagttcctgcccggagggaATAGCGACCCCGTCCCAATCGGAGCACCGTGATCGACCACCTCAGCAGTCGGGAGGAACGTCCCAGGAAGATTCCCGTCATCCGGATTCGAACTAAGTCGCGTcagtcccgaggccacggcttaaggttgtttacactaacacctATCAAGTCTCATGTCGAAGTATATACTTGTCTGGATGTTAGTCTCATGCGGACGTCCGTAGTTTCCCAAGTGagtttcatctctctctctctctctctatatatatatatatatatatatatatataatcgatatTTCAGCAATCCAATAATACGTCACTTTATGAGATCGACTTTGAAACAGTATCAACTAAGATGACTACTCATCCCTACAGTAGAATGTACCAATGTGTTATAATCATAACTTGGATTGATATACATTTCCACCGATAGACTGATCatagaaaaatttatataattacgaGTTAATCATCACTTTAATTCAGCGATTACTAAGTTCATTGTAAAAGTACCCTCTAAGTGTGTTTATAGGGATATACGAGTTAATCCCTACTTACTTATGTATTGAAGAAATTGAGTAGACCACAATATAATTTCTGTACCACCAAACTTATAATAAGCTTGGGGCCTATagttaaattaaatataaatctcaCAATTGAAATTCGTGAACAATATTTATCATATCATACCTTCACCTTATTATCATCAAATTATGATTGGATGGATGGTATTGAAAATACCCCCTCTTAAGTTTTAATCGTAGATATTCATAATCATAAATATATCATTTGGGGGGAGgaatttatgaaaaaataaaaatattaagtgtGTAAAGTTATGCGAATAGTAATATTTCTATACCGTTAGTGTATATTTTAATTGTTTGATTAGAATGTCAATTCAAGATCAATCGATGTTTTATTATGCATTTATTATTGGTATCGAGAAATATCGTATCCCCTTGATTTAGAATACGTCAAATCATACAAAACTGCATCGAGGGTATGTTAATAAAATTTTTTCGATGCATAAATTAGGTTTGGTTATGAGGTATTAGTTAAATAATaagtattttaaaattacatgtatTAGAGATGGAGAATCTTAAAAGAGTTTGGGAGCACACCCAAAGGGCTTTTATAGTAAAGTTTTGAATCTTTATATTTGAAGACTACATTAATATCAAAGTTATTATGTATCTTTCCTAATATTGAGTGGGATCACATTACAGCAAAATAAGAGATCATGTAATGACCATACATGTGATTAAAATGTTCGAGAAATGAGTTAGGTGATGTTGAGATGACAATAATATGGTGTTGAATTGTCGATCGGATGGTGTCAGAATGTCATCAGCACTATGTCACATAGAAATAGAGAAAAACATGAAAATTAAGAAAACATTCTAACggaaataaaaaaagagagacgTGCACAGATAAGTAGTTGATGAGATTTCTAATAGTGATATTGAATGACAAACAAAACATACGATTAATCGATGATCAAATATATAACAAAAACTGTTCTTATTATTTCGTTTTTACGAGATTTACTTTTAAAATGAATcggataataatattattaagaagtagaatttttgttttctttggtgAGAAACATGCTTATGGTTGGAAGACTCCCAAATTTCAACTAAACTCTTGAAGcctcaattataatttttttagacagttatatatatattttaaaaattatcatatcAATGATATTTAAATTTGAGATCCATCACTTATAATAATACATTAATCAATTCTGATATCTCAATAGATATGGATGACTATGCTTATTTGAGAGTGCACTAATCAATtcggatattttaataaaaagagATACTATTGTGTGTACTAAGATAatctattttcataaaatataaaatacatttaTCAGttgaataattataaattttgaatCTGAGTTGCTGTTTCGAGGAAGAATTATTTTAAAACGAATAGGATAATgctgcttacgtttgtgtttcttCTCCGCCTTTTAATGCCAATCATTTTTGTGTCGTAAGAATCCAAAATGTCAAAACGCCTGCTTAGCTCATTCATTCTATGTGGGCTGTTGAGAAGCAACAGCCCATCTTCCCGTGGGCTCTGTGCAATCATAGCCTTCGGTTCGAATGAGTCTTACACAAGAAGACCACCAAGTCATAGCTGCACAGGGCATGCGCAAATGGATCCAACGCATAGCCCGGGAAGTTGACGACCGCCTCTGAAACCGCAACGGCTCGTGCTCCACCACTCCGTCCGTCGAAGTCGAAGGCCGCCTTTCCATCTTAACGAAACGGCGCTGCCTCCCCCGTCCGATCAACACCGCAGTGCTACCACCCGTCTCATCTTATCTCGATCACCAGGGGCAGTTTAGGAAATTTGAAGGATACTGCTGGGCACACGTTATATTTACCGATGTGCCACTTGTTCACCTCTCCCCCATGCCCTTCCCGGCGTTCCTCCGCCGTTTCCGTCTCACTCGCTTCGTCGTCCGCCTACGCTTCTTCGCCATGGCTGCCACTTCCTCGTCCGACCGTGACATAACCCCTGCCACGACCCGGGTCGGCTGGATCGGGACCGGCGTCATGGGCCGGTCCATGGCTGGCCATCTCCTCTCCGCTGGCTACTACCTCACCGTCTTCAATCGGACCCCCGCCAAGGCCCAGCCCCTCCTTGACCGTGGCGCCAAGCTCGCCAGCTCGCCCGCCGCCGTCGCGCGCGCCAGCGACGTCGTCTTCCTTATCGTCGGCTACCCCTCCGACGTCCGCCGTGTTGCCCTCGATCCGTCCGATGGAGCCCTCGCTGGCTTAGCCCCGGGCTCTGTCCTCGTCGACATGACCACCAGCGACCCTGCTCTCGCGGCCGAGATCGCCGAGGCCGCCCGCGTGGGGTCCTGCGCCGCGATCGATGCGCCGGTGTCAGGCGGCGACCGCGGGGCGCGCGCCGGGACCCTGTCGATCTTCGCTGGAGGAGACGAGGCCGTCGTCCGGAGGCTGGAGCCTCTGTTCGGGTGCATGGGGACGGTGAGGTACATGGGAGAGCCAGGGCAAGGGCAGAGAGCGAAGCTTGGGAACCAGATTGCAATAGCATCGACGATGGTAGGGTTGATGGAAGGGATGATGTACGCTCACAAGGCCGGGCTTGACGTGGGGCGGTGGTTGGAGGCCATATCCACGGGCGCGGCAGGGTCGAAATCGCTCGATCTCTATGGCAAGAGGATTTTGGACAGGGACATGGAAGCTGGGTTCTACGTGCATCACTATGTGAAGGATCTCGGAATCTGTTTGAAGGAATGCCAGAGCATGGGATTGGCATTGCCAGGTTTGGGGTTGGCGCATCAGCTGTATGTCTCGCTCATGGCGCATGGGGAAGGGGAATTAGGGACCCAGGCGTTGATTTTGGCCATAGAACGACTCAACAACACCTGCCTCAAAGGAGGGCCAAGCTCAGGATCAGCATGAAACTCTGGTATTCAATAAAGTTACTTATTCCTTCTAATCCTGTTTAGGTTGCTTTCACGTTAAAACTGTCGTTAGTCAGCTAAATTTGCGATCTACATATCTATCATATGCCAATTTGCTCTTTGTTTTTCTGCCAAACTGGATATGTTATGTGCTTGTTTGGTTCTGTTGTCGTTGATGTTTGGCAATGAATTATCACCGCGCTCTTGAATGCATTTGATCTTGTTTGGCTACTTATCTGGTGATGACCTCTAGTTGCAATGGTGATTGCTTCTATCCTTTCCGTTGAAGGATATAGCATTTGATCAGTGGTTATAGTGGCTTCTGCAAGGAGCTGTGACTATTTACTTATAGGAACTCATTTATCTTCATGTCTGTGGTGCTTTGTTGTGCTTGTTTGGTTCTGTCGTCGCTGATGTTTGGCAATGAATTATCACTGTGTTTTTGAATGCATTTGATCTCATTTGGCTACTTATCTGGTGATGATCACTAGTTGCAATGGTGATTGCTTCTATCCTTTCTGTTGAAGGATATAGAATTTGATCGGTGGTTTATAGTAGCTTCTGCAAGGAGCTATAATTATTTACTTATAGGAACTCATTTATCTTCATGTCTGTGGTGCTTTGTTTATTTGCATGCCTTTAATAGATTTAATGCAATGCATCCTTTGAGGATGAGCTGCTGTAGCTCTCTGTTGGTTCTCACTGGTAGCTTGTGCCTATACCATCACAATAAACATAAGGGAACTCCTACCATGGATGTTAGGGTTTCCCGTCagactatatatttgctttaattgtgcatgaTATTATCGCCCAAGTTTTGCCGGTGAAAAGTGATGCTTGTTATGCCATATGTGCAGTAAACACATTTCCATATGTTAGACTTGATTGTGACTAATTGCTCGAGAAAAAGTGGTGCTACAAAGCAGGAGTCATGCTCTACTGTTCAGAACTTGTTCATATTAAGATTTTGACATTATGCTCTATAACTTCTACTGAAAACATTGCACTCCTGTTGGGTACATCATATTGAAAAACAAGAAATTATGTTCTTGATTTCATCAGGAGGAAAATTCTGATTTCAATGCATGAAATTCTTTTAGAGATAGTTTGGCATCATTCCGGTGCCAAAACTATCATATTTCTTTTGTGTTATTTTCATTTTAAACTTAAAAAAGTTCAAATGCATTCTTCCAAAAGAACTTATGAGCAATTCTTAAGCCTAATTATCTATGTAATTTTAATACGAAACAGATAATTCCTGAATATTATCCAGCCTCAAAGCAGTGATGCTCAAACCTCTATAAGCTTTGTTTAACTGGCTGGTGACCGTAGCATATTATGTCAATCATGCTTAACATATCGCTACAATTCAACGATACAGACAACGATCTAAACTCGCAAGCGGGGAATAATCTTATAAATGTCACTCCTGAAGAGCAATTTAGATCAGTCTTGGTGAAATTTAGTTTGACTGTGGTGATATTGTGATGAAGCATTGTTAATGCAATCTTATTTGGCGTCGTTAGTTTACATGCTCGCATGTTACTCTTATTTGTACATTTGTTAGCCTATATTCGTAGAGCCATGTTACATTAACCATTAGTAATTATACTGGTGGAT
This genomic stretch from Musa acuminata AAA Group cultivar baxijiao chromosome BXJ3-9, Cavendish_Baxijiao_AAA, whole genome shotgun sequence harbors:
- the LOC103997065 gene encoding probable 3-hydroxyisobutyrate dehydrogenase-like 1, mitochondrial, producing the protein MPFPAFLRRFRLTRFVVRLRFFAMAATSSSDRDITPATTRVGWIGTGVMGRSMAGHLLSAGYYLTVFNRTPAKAQPLLDRGAKLASSPAAVARASDVVFLIVGYPSDVRRVALDPSDGALAGLAPGSVLVDMTTSDPALAAEIAEAARVGSCAAIDAPVSGGDRGARAGTLSIFAGGDEAVVRRLEPLFGCMGTVRYMGEPGQGQRAKLGNQIAIASTMVGLMEGMMYAHKAGLDVGRWLEAISTGAAGSKSLDLYGKRILDRDMEAGFYVHHYVKDLGICLKECQSMGLALPGLGLAHQLYVSLMAHGEGELGTQALILAIERLNNTCLKGGPSSGSA